The Pseudomonas chlororaphis subsp. piscium genome contains the following window.
ATGAGCCGTACTGGCCGGACTGCGCCGGCAGCCAACCGAAGCTGAAGTTGTTACGGTCGCCATTGACCTCGCCGATGCTCGGCACCAGGTTGTGCAGGTCGGCTTCGGCGCGTTGATAAATCGGGTCGTGGCGTGTGCAGTTCTTGCGCCCGCCTTGCTGCCAGCATTGGCGCTGATGGCCGATCTGCCAGGCAGGAACTATGTGTTCCCATTCGATGCGCGCGGCGCGATTGGCATTCTTGCGTGGTACATAACCGCAGGCAGCGAGGTTGACCCGATTGCCGCTGTACTTGCAGCCGCAGTAGAACTCGGTGGATTGCGGGGCATACAGCTTCCAGGCGATTTTCTTCGCTTCGTTGAAGGTACGGGGCGCCTCGGCGTGGGCATTCAGGGCAACGCAAAACAGCAGTACAGCAAAACAGCGGACAATCATCGACTCAGTCTTCCTTCGGCACGACCCAGAAAATCTGCACACCGCCGTCATCGCGATAGGCGAGGGTGACGTTGTCGTTTTCGGCGATTTCTTCGAGCAGGCGCTCCCACTCATCGACCGCTTCGTCGGGCTGACGGAAGATCAGGGCGGCTTTGGCTTTTTGCGCGTTGGGCGAGTTGATGATTTTCTGAACGCGCAAACCGAGGCGTTCATAAGAGCTTGGTGGGGTAGTTGCTGCGGCAGGCACGGAACATTCCTTATTAAGCTGTATGCGCATACAGTATTTTACTGTAGGAAATTTCGCAACCGCTTAAAATTCAAGAAGTTCTTCTGACAGCGATATCCGCGGATTACTGCAAAACGATTGAGTTTTTTATCTGCGGGACAAGAACAGGGCCGGCCAACTGAGGCGGAGCGCTCGCCCGG
Protein-coding sequences here:
- a CDS encoding endonuclease, with protein sequence MIVRCFAVLLFCVALNAHAEAPRTFNEAKKIAWKLYAPQSTEFYCGCKYSGNRVNLAACGYVPRKNANRAARIEWEHIVPAWQIGHQRQCWQQGGRKNCTRHDPIYQRAEADLHNLVPSIGEVNGDRNNFSFGWLPAQSGQYGSCLTQVDFKAKKVMPRPSIRGMIARTYFYMSKQYNLRLSKQDRQLYEAWNKTYPVQPWERQRNQSVACVMGRGNEFVGPVNLKACG
- a CDS encoding DUF1654 domain-containing protein; this encodes MRIQLNKECSVPAAATTPPSSYERLGLRVQKIINSPNAQKAKAALIFRQPDEAVDEWERLLEEIAENDNVTLAYRDDGGVQIFWVVPKED